TCGCCCTGGAGGGCCGGCAGACCGGCCACCCGTGGATCGTCGCCAACAAGGGCCGGCTCGGCTTCTCCGCCACCGACGCCGCCCGCTGGACCCCGGAGGCCCGGCTGCCCCGCACGCTGCCCTGGCTGGCCGTGCACAAGGACCTGGCGGCCTTCCGCGGCGACCCGGGCATCTACGACACCGAGCTCGACCCCGCGTTCCGGGCCCAACTGGGCGAGCGCGCGCACGAGTTCCACCTGCTGCCGGTGCACCCCTGGCAGTGGGACGAGACCGTGGTCGGCCTGTTCGCGCCGTGGATCGCCGACGGCCGGATCGTCCCGCTGCCCAGCGACGGCGACCTGCGGCTGCCCCAGCAGTCGATCCGCAGCTTCTTCAACCTCAGCCGCCCCGACCGCTGCACCGTGAAGCTGCCGCTGGCGATCCTGAACACCCTGGTCTGGCGCGGCCTGCCCACCGAACGCGCGCTCGCCGCCCCCGCGGTCACCGCCTGGATCCACGGGCTGCGCGACCGGGACCCGTACCTGCGCGACGAGTGCCGGGTGATCCTGCTCGGCGAGATCGCCTCCGTCACCGTCGAGCACCCGCTGTACCGGGACCTGCCCGACGCTCCCTACCAGTACAAGGAACTGCTCGGTGCGATCTGGCGCGAACCCCTCGGCCGGTACCTGGAGCCCGGCGAGCGCGGCCGGACCCTGGCCGCCCTGCTGCAGACCGGCGCCGACGGCCGCGCGCTGGCCGCGGAACTCGTCGAGCGCTCCGGACTGGAGCCGCGCGAGTGGGTCCGGCGGCTGTTCGCCGCGATGCTGCCGCCGCTGCTGCACTTCCTGTACCGCTACGGGCTGGTGTTCTCCCCGCACGGCGAGAACGCCATCGTGGTCTTCGACCAGCACGACGTGCCGGTCCGGCTGGCCGTCAAGGACTTCGTCGACGACGTCAACCTCAGCGACCGGCCGCTGCCCGAACTCGCCGACCTGCCCGCCGAGATCGCCGAGGTGCTCAACCGGGAGGGCCCCGACTACCTCTGCCAGTTCCTGCACTCGGGCCTCTTCATCGGCGTGCTGCGCTACCTCGCGCCGCTCCTGGAGGACCAACTCGACCTGCCCGAGGTCGAGTTCTGGGAGCTGCTGCGGGACCGGATCCTCGACTGCCAGCAGCGCTTCCCCGAACTCGCGGACCGGCACCGGCTGTTCGACCTGTTCACGCCGCGGATCGACCGGCTCTGCCTGAACCGCAACCGGCTGCTGCTCGACGGCTACCGCGACCGGCCCGACCGCCCGCACGCCGCCGTCCACGGCCAGGTCGACAACCCGCTGCACAGCACCGCCCACCTCCCGGTCCAACGGCGCGGAATTGTCACTCCCGCCCCGTAGGCTTGGGGGCGTCATGACGAACGACACCGCACCCCTGCCCGGCGGCCCGGAGACGGCCGAAGCCCCCGCGCCGGTCCCCGCCTCCCGCATCCCGGAGCTGCTGCACGCCGCCGTCGAGTCCGTCGGCGGCGTGGAGCGCCCCGGGCAGGTCCGGATGGCCGAGGCCGTCGCCGCCGCCGTGGACGAGGGCGAACACCTCCTCGTCCAGGCCGGCACCGGCACCGGCAAGTCCCTCGCCTACCTGGTGCCCGCCCTCGCCCACGGCGACCGCGTGGTGGTCGCCACCGCGACCCTCGCCCTGCAGCGCCAGCTGGTCGAACGCGACCTGCCGCGCACCGTCGACGCCCTGCACCCGACGCTGCGCCGCCGCCCGCTGTTCGCCATGCTCAAGGGCCGCTCCAACTACCTGTGCCTGCACCGCGCCAACGAGGGCACCCCGAGCGACGAGGGCGAGGGCCTGTTCGACCCGGTCGACGCCCTCGGCGGCCCCACCGGCAAGCTCGGCCAGGACGTGCTGCGCCTGCGCGAGTGGGCCGGCGAGACCGAGACCGGCGACCGCGACGACCTCACCCCCGGCGTGTCCGACAAGGCCTGGGCCCAGCTCTCGGTCACCTCCAAGGAGTGCCTGGGCGCCTCCCGGTGCGCCTACGGCCAGGAGTGCTTCGCCGAGCAGGCCAGGGAACGCGCCAAGTTGGCCGACGTGGTGGTCACCAACCACGCCATGCTGGCGATCGACGCGATCGAGGGCGCCCCCGTCCTCCCCGAGCACGGCCTGCTGATCATCGACGAGGCCCACGAACTGGTGAACCGGGTGACCGGCGCCGCGACCGCCGAACTCACCGTCGGCGCCGTCAACCGGGCCGTGAAGCGCGCTGCCAAGCTCGCCAACGAGAAGGCCGTCGACGCCCTGCAGGCCGCCGCCGAGAACTTCCACGGCCTGATGGAGACCGCCCAGCCCGGCCAGCTCGACGAACTCCCCGAGTACCTCGGCTACGCCGTCGCCGGCATCCGCGACGCCGCCCGCCAGGTGATCACCTCGCTCGGCGAGACCCGCGACAAGGGCCTCAGCGACGAGGACGCCGTCCGCAAGCAGGCCATGGCCTCCGCCGAGACCCTGCACGAGACCGCGGACCGGCTGCTCTCCGAGTCCGAGTACGACGTGATGTGGGTGGAGCGCTCCGACCGCTTCGGCCTCGGCACCGCCTCGCTGCGGGTCGCCCCGCTGTCGGTCTCCGGGCTGCTCCGGGAGAACCTGTACCGGGAGCGCTCCGTCGTCCTCACCTCCGCCACGCTGAAGCTCGGCGGCGACTTCAACGGCGTGGCCGGCAGCCTCGGCCTGCCCGGCGAGACCCGGCTGCCCGACCACCGCACCCCCGACGGGCCCGCCGCCGAGATCGGCGAGGACGCCCCGCCGTACTGGCGCGGCCTCGACGTCGGCTCCCCGTTCACCTACCCCAAGCAGGGCATCCTCTACGTCGCCAAGCACCTGCCGCCGCCCGGCCGGGAGCCCGACCGGCCCGAGATGCTCGACGAACTCGCCGACCTGATCGGCGCGGCCGGCGGCCGCACCCTCGGCCTGTTCTCCTCGATGCGCGCCGCCCAGACCGCGGCGGAGACCCTGCGGGAGCGGCTCGACGTCCCGATCCTGCTGCAGGGCGAGGACACCCTCGGCGAGCTGATCCGGGACTTCGCCTCCGACGCGAGGACCTGCCTGTTCGGCACCCTCTCGCTCTGGCAGGGCGTCGACGTCCCCGGCTCCGCCTGCCAACTCGTCGTCATGGACCGGATCCCGTTCCCGCGCCCCGACGACCCGCTGATGAGCGCCCGTCAGAAGGACGTCGAGGCGCACGGCGGCAACGGCTTCATGGCGGTCGCCGCCACCCACGCCGCACTGCTGATGGCCCAGGGCGCCGGCCGCCTGGTCCGCGCCGCCGACGACAAGGGCGTGGTCGCGGTCCTCGACCCCCGCCTCGCCACCGCCCGCTACGGCGGCTTCTTCCGCTCCTCCATGCCCGACTTCTGGTACACCACCGACCGCAACCAGGTCCGCCGCTCGCTGGCCGCCATCGACGCCGCCGCACCCCCCGTCAGGCCCCGATAGGGGCGCGGGCACCTGCGCGGGCAACGGCCCGCGAAAGCAGAGATCGGCCCGAGGAGAGAACCCTCTCCTCGGGCCGATCCGGAGCCGGGCGCTGCTCAGAGGCGGCGGAGGACCGCCACCACCTTGCCCAGGATCGTCGCGTTGTCACCCGGGATCGGCTCGTACGCCGCGTTGTGCGGCATCAGCCAGATCTTGCCGTCCTCGCGCTTGAGGCGCTTCACCGTGGCCTCGCCGTCGATCATCGCCGCGACGATGTCGCCGTTCTCCGCGACCGGCTGGCGGCGCACCGTCACCCAGTCGCCGTCGCAGATCGCGGCCTCGATCATCGAGTCGCCCTTGACGGTGAGCGCGAACAGCTCGCCCTCGCCGACCAGCTGACGGGGCAGCGGGAACACGTCCTCCACCGTCTGCTCGGCCAGGATCGGGCCGCCGGCCGCGATCCGGCCGACCAGCGGGACGTAGGAGGTGGAGGGCCGGCCGGAGGTCTCCGCCGCGGCGGGACGGGCGACCTCGACGCCGCGGACCTCGTACGCCCGGGGGCGGTGCGGGTCGCGGCGGAGGAAGCCCTTGCGCTCCAGGGCCATCAGCTGGTGCGCGACCGAGGAGGTCGAGGACAGGCCGACGGCCTGGCCGATCTCGCGCATGGACGGCGGGTAGCCGCGGCGCTGCACGGAATCCCGGATGACCTCGATGACACGGCGCTGGCGTTCCGTCAGGCCGGCCTCGTCGGTGCGGATGCCGGGCGGGCGGCCGGGGAGGGAGCGGACGACGGGGGTGGGCACACCGAGCGGGGTTTCCTCGATCGGCTGACTACGGCTCATGGTCTGATCCATGCTCTCCTGGTCAGTGGTGCGCGCGGAACGCTCCTGCACCGGGATGGCGGTCTTGGCTTCGACGGTGTGCATGACGCTGGTGGCGCTGGGGGTGGACATCGCGACGACCCTCTCGACTGGTGCTCCATCTGCCCAGCTCAACTGGTGCCTCTATCGAAAGGTTGCGCCAAACACACGTTCGAGTGAACTTATTCGAGGTTGGCTGACTTGATCAAGCCTCCGGGTGTAAGTCGATTGCATGTTCGACTCGAACAGTCTATGGGCTCCCGGAGCGCGCTGTCCCCGAAAGTCACTCGTTCGCCCGGCGTGGCGAGGTGTCATACACAAGATCTAGTGGCTAGTGTCCTCGCTCGGGCACAGGTCTTGTGTTCAGGTAGAGTGTTGCGAGTTGTTCGCCGTCGGGTCGCAGGGAGGGAGTTCCAGGTGCACTGCCCCTTCTGCCGGCATCCGGACAGCCGAGTCGTGGACAGTCGGGCCAGCGACGACGGAAGCTCGATCCGCCGCCGCCGCCAGTGCCCGGACTGCGGTCGACGGTTCACCACCGTCGAGACCGCCACCCTGATGGTGATCAAGCGCAGCGGCGTCACCGAGCCCTTCTCCCGCGAGAAGGTGATCTCCGGCGTCCGCAAGGCCTGCCAGGGCCGCCCGGTCACCGAGGACGCGCTGGCCCAGCTGGGGCAGCGGGTCGAGGAGTGCGTGCGGGCCAGCGGCAGCGCGGAACTCTCGACGCACGACGTCGGACTGGCCATACTCGGCCCACTGAAGGAGCTGGACGTGGTCGCGTACCTGCGGTTCGCGTCGGTCTACCGCGCCTTCGACAACCTCGAGGATTTCGAGACCGCGATCGCGGAGCTGCGCTCCGACCGTCCCGCGGTCCCCGAACCGGTGCCCGTGCCCTAGCGGCGCCCGCACCGTTCACCCCCCTTTTCACTTTCCTTACGTCACCGCAGTACCCGTGTGCCGTGGCCGGGTTCAGCCCTGCCCGCGCACTGCTGAACGAACCAGTCGTGCCCGGACTTTTCCGGGCACTTCGGGCGTTTGCCCAGGAGGAGGAGCAAGGCATGACAGACACCACGAGCGGTTCCGCGCGCGGGTCGAAGTCGGAGAAGGCCGCCAAGGGCGCCAAGGGCCCCAAGGCGGGGCTGCGCCTGGAGCGCATCTACACCACCCCTGGGGTCCACCCGTACGACGCGGTCACCTGGGAGCGCCGCGACGTCGTGATGACCAACTGGCGCGACGGGTCGATCAACTTCGAGCAGCGCGGCGTGGAGTTCCCCGACTTCTGGTCGGTCAACGCGGTCAACATCGTCACCAGCAAGTACTTCCGCGGCGCGGTCGGCAGCCCGCAGCGCGAGTGGAGCCTGAAGCAGATCATCGACCGGGTGGTGCTGACCTACCGCGCCGCCGGTGAGAAGCACGGCTACTTCGCCACCCCCGACGACGCCGAGATCTTCGAGCACGAGCTGACCCACGCCCTCCTCCACCAGGTGTTCAGCTTCAACTCGCCGGTCTGGTTCAACGTCGGCACCCAGCAGCCCCAGCAGGTGTCCGCCTGCTTCATCCTCGCCGTCGACGACTCGATGGACTCGATCCTCGACTGGTACAAGGAAGAGGGCATGATCTTCAAGGGCGGTTCGGGCGCGGGCCTGAACCTGTCCCGGATCCGTTCCTCCAAGGAACTGCTCTCCTCCGGCGGCAACGCCTCCGGCCCGGTCTCCTTCATGCGCGGCGCCGACGCCTCGGCCGGCACCATCAAGTCCGGCGGCGCGACCCGCCGGGCCGCCAAGATGGTCGTGCTGGACGTCGACCACCCGGACGTCGAGGCCTTCATCGAGACCAAGGTGAAGGAGGAGGAGAAGATCCGCGCGCTGCGCGACGCCGGGTTCGACATGGACCTGGGCGGCGACGACATCACCTCCGTCCAGTACCAGAACGCCAACAACTCGGTCCGCGTCAACGACGAGTTCATGACCGCGGTGGAGAACGGCGCCGGCTTCGGCCTGCGCGCCCGGATGACCGGCGAGGTCATCGAGACCGTCGACGCCAAGGGCCTGTTCCGCAAGATGGCCGAGGCCGCGTGGGCCTGCGCCGACCCGGGCATCCAGTACGACTCGGTGATCAACCACTGGCACACCTGCCCCGAGTCGGGCCGGATCAA
The DNA window shown above is from Streptomyces sp. TLI_171 and carries:
- a CDS encoding IucA/IucC family siderophore biosynthesis protein, with product MPQPAADSALHLPPQLTTEHWQAAGRAMLAKLLGEFAYEELLHPRRAGDQYLLELPDAVYRFTARRGAYGSWRVDPGSIEGGADPLRFLQQARHTLGLSGDTTGHLVRELTATLIADAHLHATALTAAELADLDHVALEGRQTGHPWIVANKGRLGFSATDAARWTPEARLPRTLPWLAVHKDLAAFRGDPGIYDTELDPAFRAQLGERAHEFHLLPVHPWQWDETVVGLFAPWIADGRIVPLPSDGDLRLPQQSIRSFFNLSRPDRCTVKLPLAILNTLVWRGLPTERALAAPAVTAWIHGLRDRDPYLRDECRVILLGEIASVTVEHPLYRDLPDAPYQYKELLGAIWREPLGRYLEPGERGRTLAALLQTGADGRALAAELVERSGLEPREWVRRLFAAMLPPLLHFLYRYGLVFSPHGENAIVVFDQHDVPVRLAVKDFVDDVNLSDRPLPELADLPAEIAEVLNREGPDYLCQFLHSGLFIGVLRYLAPLLEDQLDLPEVEFWELLRDRILDCQQRFPELADRHRLFDLFTPRIDRLCLNRNRLLLDGYRDRPDRPHAAVHGQVDNPLHSTAHLPVQRRGIVTPAP
- a CDS encoding ATP-dependent DNA helicase — translated: MTNDTAPLPGGPETAEAPAPVPASRIPELLHAAVESVGGVERPGQVRMAEAVAAAVDEGEHLLVQAGTGTGKSLAYLVPALAHGDRVVVATATLALQRQLVERDLPRTVDALHPTLRRRPLFAMLKGRSNYLCLHRANEGTPSDEGEGLFDPVDALGGPTGKLGQDVLRLREWAGETETGDRDDLTPGVSDKAWAQLSVTSKECLGASRCAYGQECFAEQARERAKLADVVVTNHAMLAIDAIEGAPVLPEHGLLIIDEAHELVNRVTGAATAELTVGAVNRAVKRAAKLANEKAVDALQAAAENFHGLMETAQPGQLDELPEYLGYAVAGIRDAARQVITSLGETRDKGLSDEDAVRKQAMASAETLHETADRLLSESEYDVMWVERSDRFGLGTASLRVAPLSVSGLLRENLYRERSVVLTSATLKLGGDFNGVAGSLGLPGETRLPDHRTPDGPAAEIGEDAPPYWRGLDVGSPFTYPKQGILYVAKHLPPPGREPDRPEMLDELADLIGAAGGRTLGLFSSMRAAQTAAETLRERLDVPILLQGEDTLGELIRDFASDARTCLFGTLSLWQGVDVPGSACQLVVMDRIPFPRPDDPLMSARQKDVEAHGGNGFMAVAATHAALLMAQGAGRLVRAADDKGVVAVLDPRLATARYGGFFRSSMPDFWYTTDRNQVRRSLAAIDAAAPPVRPR
- the lexA gene encoding transcriptional repressor LexA, with product MSRSQPIEETPLGVPTPVVRSLPGRPPGIRTDEAGLTERQRRVIEVIRDSVQRRGYPPSMREIGQAVGLSSTSSVAHQLMALERKGFLRRDPHRPRAYEVRGVEVARPAAAETSGRPSTSYVPLVGRIAAGGPILAEQTVEDVFPLPRQLVGEGELFALTVKGDSMIEAAICDGDWVTVRRQPVAENGDIVAAMIDGEATVKRLKREDGKIWLMPHNAAYEPIPGDNATILGKVVAVLRRL
- the nrdR gene encoding transcriptional regulator NrdR, producing MHCPFCRHPDSRVVDSRASDDGSSIRRRRQCPDCGRRFTTVETATLMVIKRSGVTEPFSREKVISGVRKACQGRPVTEDALAQLGQRVEECVRASGSAELSTHDVGLAILGPLKELDVVAYLRFASVYRAFDNLEDFETAIAELRSDRPAVPEPVPVP